A part of Pristiophorus japonicus isolate sPriJap1 chromosome 15, sPriJap1.hap1, whole genome shotgun sequence genomic DNA contains:
- the rlig1 gene encoding RNA ligase 1, which yields MQRLGSVQQKIPCAFCSQVRDEPATKRASQSFRVVATGELSAKALQADIQHAVATEKVDGTCCYVAKYKDLPYLWARLDRRPTKQAEKRFRKFQSTKTSTEFTWNLDDDFRPVSDSWVPAHGVAQIKGQLQPDENGHIPGWVPVEKESKSYCWHCSTVNYQTGSALVLKPRAANLEITAVPLAELLEQTLELVGTSVNGNPYGLGTKKIPVHVLVSHGSLQIEKPPALNLTDLTTWFEESPEGKVEGIVWHCANGTLIKLHRHHLGLQWPMPDPYLTARPLSISIDLTKYEWDFETKSSILALARLNGKQFDHFKDIPWEDAES from the exons ATGCAGCGCCTGGGCTCCGTGCAGCAGAAAATCCCCTGCGCTTTCTGCTCACAAGTGAGGGATGAGCCGGCCACCAAGCGGGCCAGCCAG TCCTTCAGAGTTGTGGCCACGGGAGAGCTGAGTGCGAAGGCGCTGCAAGCCGATATCCAACATGCTGTCGCCACAGAGAAAGTGGACGGGACCTGCTGTTACGTTGCTAAATACAAAG ATTTGCCGTATCTCTGGGCTCGGTTGGACAGGAGACCGACCAAACAAGCCGAGAAGCGATTCAGGAAATTTCAATCTACCAAAACCAGCACCG AGTTCACTTGGAACCTTGACGACGACTTCCGTCCAGTTTCGGATTCCTGGGTCCCGGCCCACGGCGTGGCCCAGATAAAAGGCCAGCTTCAGCCAGATGAAAACGGGCACATTCCCG GTTGGGTTCCAGTGGAGAAGGAGAGCAAATCATATTGCTGGCATTGTTCCACCGTCAACTACCAAACTGGATCTGCGCTGGTTTTGAAACCGCgcgccgcaaatttagaaattaccgCTGTTCCGTTAGCGGAGCTTCTTGAACAAACGCTGGAGCTAGTCGGGACAAGTGTTAATGGCAATCCGTACG GGCTGGGAACTAAGAAAATCCCTGTCCATGTTCTGGTTTCCCACGGATCCCTACAGATTGAGAAACCTCCGGCACTGAACCTCACTGATTTGACCACGTGGTTTGAGGAAAGCCCAGAGGGGAAAGTAGAAGGCATTGTGTGGCACTGCGCAAATGGAACATTGATCAAA CTTCATCGTCACCACCTGGGCTTGCAGTGGCCAATGCCCGACCCATATCTGACCGCCCGCCCTCTGTCCATCAGCATTGATCTAACCAAGTACGAGTGGGATTTTGAAACCAAGTCATCGATCCTGGCCCTTGCGAGGCTCAACGGGAAGCAGTTTGACCATTTCAAGGACATTCCGTGGGAGGACGCTGAAAGTTAA